From Myxocyprinus asiaticus isolate MX2 ecotype Aquarium Trade chromosome 25, UBuf_Myxa_2, whole genome shotgun sequence, one genomic window encodes:
- the LOC127415678 gene encoding opsin-5-like, which yields MDIYSSKVSRAVDYGAGAFLLVIAILSILGNFLVLVLAYKRSNHMKPPELLSVNLAVTDLGAAVTMYPLAVASAWNHHWIGGDVTCVYYGLMGFFFGAASMMTLTIMAIVRFIVSLTLQSPKEKISKRNAKILVATTWLYALLWALFPLIGWGKYGPEPFGLSCTLAWTDMKEHSQSFVITIFLMNLVIPAIIIISCYSGIALKLYVTYKSMDDSNRIPNMIRMQRRLMIIAVLISFGFIGSWAPYGIVSLWSIYRSGDSIPPEVSMLPCLFAKTSTVYNPFIYYVFSKTFKREVNQLGHLCGRSNLCHTSDAKNIPENTIYLVCDANKSKQGGEDQSFGKGREIETQLVLYE from the exons ATGGATATTTATTCCTCTAAAGTATCCCGCGCTGTGGATTATGGAGCCGGCGCGTTTCTGCTCGTCATTG CAATTCTTTCCATTTTGGGCAACTTTCTGGTTCTTGTCCTGGCGTACAAGCGGTCGAACCACATGAAACCTCCAGAGCTCCTCAGTGTGAATCTCGCTGTGACAGATCTGGGAGCAGCCGTCACCATGTACCCTCTGGCTGTAGCCTCAGCGTGGAATCACCACTGGATAGGAGGAGACGTCACCTGTGTCTACTATGGCCTGATGGGATTCTTCTTTGGAGCGGCAAGCATGATGACCCTGACAATTATGGCTATAGTTCGCTTCATTGTGTCTTTGACGCTCCAGTCACCCA AGGAAAAAATTAGCAAAAGGAATGCAAAGATCCTTGTGGCGACCACATGGCTGTACGCTCTGCTGTGGGCTCTGTTTCCTCTTATTGGCTGGGGTAAATATGGCCCGGAGCCCTTCGGCCTATCCTGTACGCTGGCCTGGACAGACATGAAGGAACACAGCCAGTCGTTTGTCATCACCATCTTCCTCATGAACCTGGTCATCCCGGCCATCATCATCATCTCGTGCTACTCTGGCATCGCTCTGAAACTATACGTCACCTACAAGTCTATGGATGACAGCAATCGCATTCCCAACATGATAAGAATGCAGCGCCGGCTCATGATC ATCGCTGTGTTGATCAGTTTCGGGTTTATCGGCTCTTGGGCACCATATGGAATCGTCAGCCTGTGGTCCATCTACCGCTCTGGTGATTCAATCCCACCTGAGGTCAGCATGCTACCCTGCCTGTTCGCCAAGACTTCCACTGTATATAACCCCTTCATCTACTACGTCTTCAGCAAGACCTTCAAACGAGAGGTAAACCAGTTGGGTCACTTGTGTGGCAGATCCAACCTGTGCCATACCTCTGATGCCAAAAACATCCCGGAGAATACCATCTACCTCGTATGTGATGCAAACAAGTCCAAACAGGGAGGAGAGGACCAATCATTTGGGAAAGGCAGAGAGATTGAGACTCAATTAGTGCTGTATGAATAG